The genomic region CATGATCCGCGCGCCGCTACTGATGATTCTGGTGTGCTGCATCTGGGCGGGTTTTTGTACTTGGATTTCATCACTCATCCGTATTGAGAACTCCTACGCGTGGGGCTTATCGGGCTACACCGCGCTGATTATCGTCATCACCATTCAGACCGAACCACTGCTGACGCCGCAGTTTGCCGTTGAACGCTGTAGCGAAATCGTCATTGGCATTGTCTGCGCCATTATGGCGGATCTGATCTTCTCGCCGCGATCCATCAAGCAGGAGGTGGATCGGGAACTGGACAGCCTGCTGGTGGCGCAATATCAATTGATGCAGCTGTGTGTGAAGCATGGTGACAGTGAGGTGGTGGATAAAGCCTGGAGCGATCTGGTGCGTCGGGCGACGGCGCTGGAAGGGATGCGCAGTAATCTCAATATGGAGTCCTCCCGCTGGGCGCGGGCCAATCGTCGCCTGAAAGCGATCAACACGCTGTCGCTAACCATGATTACGCAATCCTGCGAAACCTATCTGATCCAGAATACGCGGCCAGAGCTGATTACCGACACTTTTCACGAGTTTTTCGAAACGCCGGTCGAAACCGCGCAAGATGTACATAGACAGCTTAAACGCCTGCGTCGGGTGATCGCCTGGACCGGTGAGCGTGACACGCCGGTCACGCTTTATACCTGGGCCGGCGCGGCTACACGCTACCTGCTGCTTAAGCGCGGCGTGATCAGCAATACTAAAATCAGCGCCACGGAAGAAGAGGTATTGCAGGGCGAACCGGTGGTGAAGGTGGAATCCGCCGAGCGCCATCATGCCATGGTGAATTTCTGGCGCACCACGCTTTCCTGCGTGCTGGGGACATTGTTCTGGCTGTGGACCGGCTGGACTTCAGGTAGCGGGGCGATGGTGATGATTGCCGTAGTGACCTCCCTTGCTATGCGTTTGCCTAATCCGCGCATGGTCGCCATCGACTTTATCTATGGCACCCTTGCTGCACTACCGCTGGGGGCGCTCTATTTCCTGGTGATCCTCCCCAATACGCAACAAAGTATGCTACTGCTCTGTCTGAGCCTCGCGGTGCTGGGGTTCTTCCTTGGGATTGAAGTGCAGAAGCGACGGCTGGGGTCGATGGGCGCGCTGGCGAGCACGATTAATATCATCGTGCTGGATAACCCGATGACGTTCCATTTCAGCCTGTTTCTGGACAATGCGTTAGGGCAGATTGTCGGC from Citrobacter sp. RHB25-C09 harbors:
- the aaeB gene encoding p-hydroxybenzoic acid efflux pump subunit AaeB, with amino-acid sequence MGILSIANQHVRFAVKLACAIVLALFVGFHFQLETPRWAVLTAAIVAAGPAFAAGGEPYSGAIRYRGMLRIVGTFIGCIAALVIIITMIRAPLLMILVCCIWAGFCTWISSLIRIENSYAWGLSGYTALIIVITIQTEPLLTPQFAVERCSEIVIGIVCAIMADLIFSPRSIKQEVDRELDSLLVAQYQLMQLCVKHGDSEVVDKAWSDLVRRATALEGMRSNLNMESSRWARANRRLKAINTLSLTMITQSCETYLIQNTRPELITDTFHEFFETPVETAQDVHRQLKRLRRVIAWTGERDTPVTLYTWAGAATRYLLLKRGVISNTKISATEEEVLQGEPVVKVESAERHHAMVNFWRTTLSCVLGTLFWLWTGWTSGSGAMVMIAVVTSLAMRLPNPRMVAIDFIYGTLAALPLGALYFLVILPNTQQSMLLLCLSLAVLGFFLGIEVQKRRLGSMGALASTINIIVLDNPMTFHFSLFLDNALGQIVGCVLAFLVIMLVRDNSRDRTGRVLLNQFVSAAVSAMTTNVVRRKENHLPALYQQLFLLLNKFPGDLPKFRLALTMIIAHQRLRDAPIPINDDLSAFHRQLRRTADRVISASNDDKRRRYFRQLLEELDVYQEKLRVWEAPPQVTEPVKRLTGMLHKYQHALTDS